A genomic window from Ciona intestinalis chromosome 8, KH, whole genome shotgun sequence includes:
- the LOC113474006 gene encoding TRMT1-like protein: MNLLNGKLVENNAEIPLVKSYEDVMSFKRVSKVCELGLSRAIALACLEIVKLETDGVTSALDAVNSFGAAGMQWAKHFLSENISITVNTALGLDDVCKKWLNENNCPTDSVKVVSMDPQVLMHSSKHKFVYLEVTGTVVPYLDAAVRSVNHNGLLCVTCTDTSTLYNKCPTTAQRLYGANLLKNEYCKEVAIRVIISNIAQSAARWNKGIKVELCASVEPGFTVVCRVLRGPKHGDISTSSIQLLEHCQLCQARRFKPRTKYITYGNGKTLCKCSTEEAAAPLLLLGPMWSGSIFQPEFVLKTCLTAKQMNLSLEHRKILELILLESVCCKTNEEEENLLKHTTQFNGKNQLNEKSEPKHKKIKLDSEVSSENGPSLTKEMRSYKHIPFYCDFQHHSVKGGNPPRLLTVLNELRSRGYNASKTHFGPRCIRTSASVEQFDEILKHLWEVTTKHNGIKV; this comes from the coding sequence atgaatCTTCTAAATGGAAAATTAGTTGAAAACAACGCTGAGATTCCTCTGGTCAAATCATATGAAGATGTTATGAGTTTTAAACGTGTTTCAAAAGTCTGTGAGCTTGGACTCAGTCGTGCCATTGCTTTGGCTTGCTTAGAAATCGTAAAACTTGAAACTGATGGAGTTACATCAGCTCTTGATGCTGTTAACTCTTTTGGTGCTGCTGGCATGCAATGGGCAAAGCATTTTCTCTCAGAAAACATTTCCATCACTGTAAACACAGCACTTGGACTGGATGATGTCTGTAAGAAATGGCTGAATGAGAATAACTGCCCAACTGATTCTGTTAAGGTTGTGTCTATGGATCCCCAGGTTCTTATGCACAGCTCCAAACACAAGTTTGTGTATTTAGAAGTGACTGGAACAGTTGTGCCTTACCTTGATGCTGCTGTTCGTAGTGTAAACCACAATGGTTTGTTGTGTGTGACTTGTACAGATACTTCAACTTTATACAACAAGTGCCCAACTACAGCCCAACGTCTCTACGGAGCcaatctgttaaaaaatgaatattgcAAAGAAGTTGCCATTCGTGTAATTATTTCTAACATTGCACAATCTGCTGCGAGATGGAACAAAGGTATTAAAGTTGAACTTTGTGCATCTGTAGAGCCAGGGTTTACTGTTGTATGTAGAGTGCTACGTGGACCAAAACATGGCGATATTTCAACCTCATCTATTCAGTTGTTAGAGCACTGTCAATTATGTCAAGCCAGAAGGTTTAAACcaagaacaaaatatattacttaTGGAAATGGTAAGACACTATGTAAGTGCAGCACTGAAGAAGCAGCAGCCCCATTATTATTACTGGGCCCCATGTGGTCAGGCAGCATTTTTCAACCagaatttgttttgaaaaccTGTTTAACTGCCAAGCAGATGAATTTGTCTCTTGAACATCGGAAAATTTTAGAACTGATTTTGTTGGAAAGTGTGTGTTGCAAAACTAATGAAGAAGAAGAGAACTTACTGAAACACACAACTCAATTTAATGGTAAAAATCAACTTAACGAAAAAAGTGAACcaaagcacaaaaaaataaaattagactCCGAAGTAAGTTCAGAGAATGGCCCTTCTTTAACCAAAGAGATGAGATCCTACAAACATATTCCATTTTATTGTGATTTCCAACATCACAGTGTAAAAGGAGGTAATCCTCCAAGATTATTGACCGTGCTGAATGAACTACGCAGTCGAGGTTACAACGCAAGCAAAACTCATTTCGGCCCAAGATGCATAAGAACATCAGCCAGTGTGGAACAGTTTGatgaaattttaaagcatttgtGGGAAGTAACGACAAAACATAATGGAATCAAAGTCTAA
- the LOC100185279 gene encoding tyrosine--tRNA ligase, mitochondrial — protein MSTPVLVHTFTTKSWIRCSKLVTAFRGKFLPTPNIKYTTAPSRTYSTNYETNKTKIRPKNVLKLHERGILQDIYPPAAVGLPGLLESKQQCFYCGFDPTADGLHVGNLLSIMVLLHCQRAGHNVIAVIGNATVRAGDPSEHTKDRNMLSDNAIQDNVNAIQDCIAKIADTHANYIYDNKHRKKLPDFKILFNQTWYKELNAIDFISTACRNFRIGPMMEKRYIKDRIQSSEGLMLAEFMYQVLQAYDWQYLHDNYNCTFQVGGVDQLGNINAGQQLIRKTNKGQVYALLTPLVTNLRGQKLGKTAGNSVWLNANKTPPFEFYQFFFKQPDSMVETFLKYFTFIDLKRINEIMIEHTKHPHLRNAQRILAKHVCKLVHGPEGLESAERCTRALFGGSLEDIEKLSEEEIMTTFNATNIVTAVLEPDTTVYDVATHAKAIPLGNKGENLIRAGGVRINGETVDSPHLILMNGEHVLKNDLTVLSVGKTNHFIIKWKLPRIKHDEDSVRETEYPVPM, from the exons ATGTCAACTCCAGTCTTGGTCCACACATTTACCACTAAATCTTGGATAAGATGCAGCAAACTCGTGACTGCTTTTCGTGGCAAATTCTTACCAACACCTAATATTAAATACACAACCGCTCCTTCAAGAACTTACAGCACCAACTACGAAACCAATAAGACTAAAATACGCCcgaaaaacgttttaaaattacacGAGCGAGGAATTTTACAAGATATCTATCCTCCTGCTGCAGTAGGGCTGCCGGGACTTTTGGAGTCCaaacaacaatgtttttattgtggtTTTGATCCAACTGCAGATGGCTTACATGTGGGGAACCTACTTTCCATTATGGTGCTGTTGCATTGCCAAAGAGCCg GCCACAATGTAATTGCTGTTATTGGGAATGCTACAGTTCGAGCTGGAGATCCGAGTGAGCACACCAAAGACCGTAATATGCTCAGTGACAATGCTATTCAGGACAATGTAAATGCTATACAAGATTGCATTGCAAAGATAGCGGATACTCACGCAAACTATATTTATGACAACAAACACAGGAAAAAACTGCcggattttaaaattctgtttaaTCAAACTTGGTACAAAGAACTAAATGCAATCGACTTCATATCTACTGCTTGTAGAAACTTTCGAATTGGTCCAATGATGG AAAAACGTTACATAAAAGATCGCATACAAAGCAGTGAAGGTTTGATGCTTGCTGAGTTTATGTACCAAGTCCTTCAAGCATACGATTGGCAGTATCTTCACGATAACTACAACTGTACGTTTCAAGTTGGGGGCGTGGATCAGCTTGGTAATATCAACGCTGGACAGCAACTTATTCGAAA AACCAACAAAGGCCAGGTGTACGCCCTTCTTACACCATTGGTAACCAACCTACGAGGTCAAAAACTTGGTAAAACTGCTGGTAACTCTGTTTGGTTGAatgcaaacaaaacacctCCATTCgagttttatcaattttttttcaagcaACCAGATTCAATGGTAGAAAC ATTTTTGAAGTATTTTACCTTCATTGacttaaaaagaataaatgagATCATGATTGAACACACGAAGCACCCACACTTAAGAAATGCACAACGTATCTTAGCTAAGCATGTGTGTAAGCTCGTGCATGGCCCAGAAGGCCTTGAATCTGCGGAAAG ATGCACGCGTGCTCTGTTTGGTGGAAGTTTAGAAGACATCGAAAAATTGAGTGAGGAAGAAATTATGACGACATTTAACGCAACAAACATTGTCACTGCAGTGTTAGAACCTGACACGACAGTGTATGATGTTGCTACACATGCTAAA GCCATACCGCTTGGCAACAAAGGAGAGAATCTGATTCGTGCTGGAGGGGTGAGGATTAATGGGGAAACTGTTGATTCTCCTCACTTAATATTAATGAATGGGGAACATGTTCTCAAAAACGACCTCACAGTGCTTTCTGTTGGTAAAACAAATCactttatcattaaatggaaGCTGCCAAGGATTAAACATGATGAAGACAGTGTCAGAGAAACAGAATACCCTGTACCAATGTGA
- the LOC101243446 gene encoding putative methyltransferase DDB_G0268948, giving the protein MLRYYETTTLSKAGLKYHPKYPSKIIETAMEYAGYSDGKKLDFLLDVGCGAGQATKLFCPYFKTVLGVDPSLKQLETAKENCCFDHVTFTEGIAEDLPAANESVDVVVSGSATHWYNVEAFLKETERVLKPGGTLVVLDYNSPKFLPLGLNTKNAEELGKLADDIYAKYPVAAMLKEPGVANAYRKTRYEEIFEAVPFLEKRYEHVPVYSLWSLDDAVGYVNSVGPYEQIVRKRMNDLQHLPAREIEEKLLELDEAEKFVRLTKECWNCTEKKNSEVKLKATFKFNVLLAKKAQTQ; this is encoded by the coding sequence ATGTTGCGATATTACGAAACAACAACTTTGTCTAAAGCTGGATTAAAATACCATCCCAAGTACCCAAGCAAGATAATCGAGACAGCCATGGAATACGCTGGGTACAGCGACGGTAAAAAACTTGATTTCTTGCTCGATGTTGGTTGTGGAGCAGGGCAGGCTACAAAACTGTTTTGTCCATACTTTAAAACCGTTTTGGGAGTCGATCCAAGTTTAAAGCAACTTGAGACTGCAAAAGAGAATTGCTGCTTCGATCACGTTACTTTTACAGAAGGGATCGCTGAAGATTTACCCGCTGCTAATGAGAGTGTTGATGTGGTTGTATCGGGAAGCGCAACGCATTGGTATAACGTTGAAGCCTTTTTAAAAGAAACTGAAAGAGTCCTTAAACCAGGAGGGACACTGGTTGTTTTAGATTATAATTCTCCCAAATTTTTGCCGCTtggtttaaacacaaaaaatgctGAAGAATTGGGCAAACTTGCTGATGATATCTACGCTAAGTATCCAGTCGCTGCAATGCTAAAGGAACCTGGTGTGGCAAACGCTTACCGTAAAACTAGATATGAGGAGATTTTCGAAGCCGTGCCCTTTTTGGAAAAGCGATATGAACATGTACccgtttattctttatggtCGCTAGACGATGCTGTTGGCTATGTAAATTCAGTTGGTCCATACGAGCAGATAGTGCGGAAAAGAATGAATGATCTGCAGCATCTACCTGCTCGTGAAATAGAAGAGAAATTGCTGGAATTGGACGAAGCGGAGAAGTTTGTGAGATTAACGAAGGAATGTTGGAATTGCACGGAGAAAAAAAATTCCGAAGTCAAACTCAAAGCGACTTTCAAGTTTAATGTCTTGTTAGCAAAGAAAGCACAGacacaataa
- the LOC100177418 gene encoding tRNA-dihydrouridine(16/17) synthase [NAD(P)(+)]-like, protein MENKEKLEGYKFWEKLGRPTKLVAPMVDQSELAWRMLSRKYGAELCYTPMLHASVFLRDPQYRIDGLASCPEDRPLIVQFCANDPDILTKSALLAQDHCDAVDINLGCPQTIAKRGNYGAFLGENWELVTKLIKACHEKLSVPVTCKIRIFTDVEKTVQYAKMIERAGCQLLTVHGRTKEMKGPMTGLASWEHIKAVKDAVKIPVFANGNIQYKADVDRCINQTGVDGVMIAEGNLHDPCLFVGKKTIIWEIALEYLQCAVKYPCPASYARGHVFKICHHGLQRHTRARDLLASSKDIQDMKTAVEVLRDICTQSCGVGKENSVSDDALPMPHWFCQPYVRPAPKPKENRKERPSSTDSGEISKKKLKKMMKRCMKNTSLDLEGLDSAEKVKKLSKIIEAKPNKVTYDICVKCGNPSSTRCVFHLCKPCCKIRAKEVYVFCTVHRNFVPKTKQGNLATTDANLGKEQTVMDHIT, encoded by the exons ATGGAGAACAAGGAAAAACTAGAAGGATACAAATTCTGGGAGAAACTTGGCAGACCAACCAAGCTGGTTGCTCCCATGGTTGACCAAAGTGAGCTAGCATGGAGAATGCTGAGTAGGAAATATGGGGCAGAGTTGTGTTACACACCAATGCTACATGCTTCAGTTTTTCTCAGAGATCCACAATACAG GATTGATGGCTTGGCATCTTGTCCTGAAGATAGACCACTTATTGTTCAGTTTTGTGCGAATGATCCAGATATTTTGACGAAGTCAGCTCTTCTTGCTCAGGACCACTGTGATGCAGTTGATATAAACCTGGGATGCCCACAG ACCATTGCAAAACGTGGCAACTATGGTGCTTTTCTTGGAGAAAACTGGGAATTGGTGACAAAGTTGATTAAAGCTTGTCATGAAAAGCTGAGTGTTCCTGTCACTTGTAAAATCAGAATTTTTACAGATGTTGAAAAAACTGTGCAATACGCTAAGATGATTGAAAG agcTGGCTGTCAACTGCTAACAGTCCATGGAAGAACAAAAGAAATGAAAGGACCAATGACAGGGTTGGCTAGTTGGGAACATATTAAAGCCGTGAAAGATGCTGTCAAGATACCCGTGTTTGCGAATGGAAACATTCAGTACAAGGCAGATGTTGATAG ATGTATAAATCAAACTGGAGTTGACGGTGTGATGATAGCTGAGGGGAATTTACACGACCCGTGCCTATTTGTTGGCAAAAAGACTATAATATGGGAGATTGCTCTCGAGTATTTGCAATGTGCTGTGAAATACCCTTGTCCTGCTTCTTATGCAAGAGGCCATGTTTTCAAGATATGTCACCATGGTTTACAGCGCCATACACGTGCACGGGATTTGCTTGCTTCTTCAAAAGATATTCAAGACATGAAAACAGCTGTGGAGGTTCTACGTGATATTTGCACTCAATCATGTGGTGTAGGAAAGGAAAACTCGGTTTCTGATGATGCGCTGCCTATGCCGCATTGGTTTTGTCAGCCATATGTTAGACCAGCACCTAAAccaaaagaaaatagaaaagaaaGACCTTCTAGTACAGACAGTGGGGAAATTTcaaagaaaaagttgaaaaaaatgatgaaaagaTGCATGAAGAACACTAGTTTAGATCTAGAAGGTCTTGATTCTGCAGAGAAAGTGAAAAAGTTGTCTAAAATAATCGAAGCCAAacccaacaaagttacatacgataTCTGTGTTAAGTGTGGAAACCCTAGTAGCACGAGATGTGTGTTTCATTTATGTAAACCTTGCTGTAAAATACGTGCGAAAGAGGTTTATGTGTTTTGTACAGTTCACCGAAATTTTGTTCCAAAAACAAAGCAAGGAAATTTAGCCACAACAGATGCTAATTTGGGAAAAGAACAAACTGTAATGGACCATATTACCTGA
- the LOC100183760 gene encoding proteasome activator complex subunit 3-like, translating into MEYVENFTEEISREAENILHNVFPEKVAQLDRLLRDPRFSLKKLDEIRRVSRNTLKANSAKNSDSSASHPEKLNQVGVNTVIAETMDLLRQEITSVMESCNTLRLWVTLMLPKIEDGNNFGVSVQEETLGEIKGVESEATSYFGQITTYFLARAKICAKLSKHPNIYDYHRYIVEDDEKTFVSLRLMVAELRNAYSSLHDLILKNFDKIRKPRSSSSSYNSMY; encoded by the exons ATGGAATACGTGGAAAATTTTACGGAAGAAATATCGAGAGAGGCTGAAAACATTCTGCATAATGTTTTTCCAGAAAAAGTGGCGCAATTAGACAGGTTGCTCCGTGATCCGCGGTTTAGCTTGAAGAAATTGGACGAAATACGAAGAGTCAGTCGAAATACGCTTAAAGCAAATTCTGCTAAAAATTCAGATTCTTCTGCTTCGCATCCTGAAAAGTTAAATCAAGTGGGAGTCAACACAGTAATTGCAGAAACCATGGATTTGTTGCGCCAGGAAATCACATCCGTAATGGAGTCCTGCAATACTTTGCGACTTTGG gTGACGCTGATGCTTCCAAAAATAGAAGATGGAAATAATTTCGGGGTATCTGTTCAAGAAGAAACGTTGGGTGAAATAAAAGGAGTTGAGTCCGAAGCAACGTCGTATTTTGGGCAGATAACTACCTACTTTCTCGCGAGAGCAAAG ATTTGTGCAAAGCTGTCTAAGCACCCAAACATTTACGATTACCATCGGTACATCGTTGAGGACGACGAAAAAACGTTCGTTTCACTTCGGCTGATGGTTGCAGAACTCCGAAACGCGTATTCTTCGCTGCAtgatttaattttgaaaaatttcgACAAAATAAGAAAACCACGAAGTTCATCTTCGAGCTACAATTCAATGTATTGA